The following are from one region of the Acidobacteriota bacterium genome:
- a CDS encoding RHS repeat-associated core domain-containing protein — MSSFRAPLHHVLFTSLLMALTIEAALAQPDPPDAGGLAGETIPSLRGSLPEQTFLSDGDVESINTANGNVMLSIPLGQVFTVGPHIRYQLRATHNSDGWDHAPVTQQQVLASLPQRSSNAGVGWEVHFGKLFAPDPPDGLSDLEKATWPNRQHPALDGGERWLYVSPDGGSHYLYKLAGRDPGTVSRPVRYSKDSSHLRLRQIDADTIFVDHPEGLISEFEKTNSALGTLACGGGVTGCWRFKEMRDYYDNRVEVSYSQSGNTEQWHISDSTGRGHRIDFHLGNGQRAGGDAAPSNPLTLPNGDELGDLRRLVDKVRVAAWGGNAAVYDFNYSIQTIARTRPHDPLGVWGSVAENIRVPLLTWINVPSSKDYFVSYYSDFLRSGRVRRIQFPTQGKYEYDYGAWRHPTECVWSNDPTAEPHYTRTGLTVKRHLRPNNSRIATWRYSSSLHPLIPASQYSGPNCRRADYRQTDVTAPTVAERYTKNRFFHSVTIGPKIPGSLDPIGSWQVTDSGLPFTKSTRIGSSDSDYLFLSEQVFDCGGSCTRVREKYVRYAMEWRTCSTLLIQRDPSQCFQINPVRVRERTIYLDDGNRYREERRTGHDGAGHTRRVEILDDFNGGVREVDHYTGYSVTGTTLSESPTTGYLDVGTPSSYLPDPDSPWILTPYTSKIRTDGGLTYNTRFKFDDQGSIECTRRRKSSQANGSFDLVTKYIRGTVEGKDAGLPVLEVVAGGENGALGSGTCNTNGTNGTNRFVFTHGYDYLQRKSTRIGGYPYRYRADIDRNTGLPTATYNPSDQATFRFYDNLGRTTRIAPAASLGEAATVFVYANPAGGEANVTISRRFAGVTYADEKLVFDFFGRLKREFQSRPTGASTHVDSERLTQYDVLGRVTSVSTVQVAGNVNDAKSTEYLDYDAFGRPGRIQRPDGSEEVLVYRGNREIDSTVEVRTSQIGSSEVTTTTRYDALGRTTRVSNPSYAVINLYDPNGKLLKAKRRNSAGVVVQERQYGWDDRGLLAWERHPEIGGSAAAGTLSFQPDALGNPRQVFDGLRTITHDYDGNGRLLSKREGSRVWEEFVWADTNQGTNFRKGKMVEAIRHNYFGTTDWAISETYEYRGKVGNLSRRTTQLQWLHVENPFGRYAHTFEQDWSYNVLGEVISQTYPRCITTPQNGLRYCNDPSDIQAPAHTVSRTMNHRLPVQVSSSLGISADYTYHPNFQLDRIDYSNNAYTLLDQGTNGMRRPGRIRFYGAGGSLRFDSGSYGYDGAGNTWKIGVDRYVYDAASRLVRGTARSAARWEAYQYDAKDNLVRLQRGDGFVVHHNIDGKNRRVGNVGEPRDTFYDAAGNVDRVGPAEAPFFDLDHDGLNMVTRFYRHADGAEFLYGYGPGNFRILSLDVTAGERFWTLRDTDGSILREHRATGYGPYRGPSDPGEIVEFVEDFVHGPNGLIATRKRGGVQTFFHQDHVGTPRILTNVIGQQIGAVDYYPYGSVANQSGAQNLHSRFAGHEEDLHGASHYMLARGYVHSWGRFANVDPARSEWNLYSYASNNPIRFVDPDGLAATPSPEQLAEGAIDVAIKLVPKNSPIGVALKLSKRALKINSGIQKLVGDGMTVDDLADVSKDSLTVIDQAIGETQQSIDDATKLQRFHAAEERFLTATEQGVKPNSADPRVRGAFTGLPISSTAAEARSRGAAQGERLKRQQGVLQQQRDMRDRLIRSFGEIALR, encoded by the coding sequence ATGTCGTCGTTCCGAGCCCCGTTACACCACGTCCTGTTCACCTCTCTGCTGATGGCTCTAACTATCGAAGCGGCGTTGGCACAACCCGATCCGCCGGATGCTGGAGGTCTCGCCGGCGAGACGATCCCCTCGTTGCGCGGCTCCTTGCCGGAGCAGACCTTCCTCTCCGACGGCGACGTGGAGTCGATCAACACCGCCAATGGCAATGTGATGCTCAGCATCCCGCTGGGGCAGGTGTTCACCGTCGGCCCTCACATCCGCTATCAGCTGCGCGCGACGCACAACTCGGACGGTTGGGATCACGCGCCGGTGACCCAGCAGCAGGTCCTCGCTTCGCTACCGCAACGCAGCAGCAACGCGGGCGTCGGATGGGAGGTCCATTTCGGAAAGCTCTTCGCACCCGATCCTCCGGACGGCCTGAGCGATCTCGAGAAGGCCACCTGGCCCAACCGCCAACATCCGGCCCTCGATGGCGGGGAGCGCTGGCTCTACGTGTCGCCGGACGGCGGGTCGCACTATCTCTACAAGCTCGCTGGGCGAGATCCCGGCACCGTCAGCCGGCCGGTTCGCTACAGCAAGGACTCGAGCCACCTCAGGCTGCGGCAGATCGATGCCGACACCATCTTCGTCGACCATCCCGAGGGCCTGATCTCCGAGTTCGAGAAGACCAACAGCGCTCTCGGAACCCTGGCTTGCGGTGGCGGGGTGACCGGCTGCTGGCGCTTCAAGGAGATGCGGGACTACTACGACAATCGGGTCGAGGTGAGCTACTCGCAGAGCGGCAATACCGAGCAGTGGCATATTTCGGATAGCACCGGCCGCGGCCACCGCATCGACTTCCATCTCGGAAACGGTCAGCGGGCCGGTGGGGATGCGGCTCCTTCCAATCCGCTCACTCTGCCCAACGGCGACGAGCTCGGCGACCTGCGACGGCTGGTCGACAAGGTTCGCGTCGCCGCCTGGGGCGGCAACGCCGCGGTCTACGATTTCAACTATTCGATCCAGACCATCGCCCGAACTCGGCCGCACGATCCGCTCGGCGTTTGGGGCTCCGTTGCCGAGAACATCCGGGTGCCGCTGCTGACCTGGATCAATGTGCCTAGCTCCAAGGACTACTTCGTCAGCTACTACTCGGACTTCTTGCGCAGCGGCAGGGTTCGGCGTATTCAGTTCCCCACCCAAGGCAAGTACGAGTACGACTACGGCGCTTGGCGCCATCCCACCGAGTGTGTCTGGTCCAATGATCCGACGGCGGAGCCGCACTACACCCGAACCGGGTTGACCGTGAAACGGCACCTGCGCCCAAACAACTCGAGGATCGCCACCTGGAGGTATTCGAGCTCGCTCCATCCACTGATTCCAGCGAGCCAGTACTCCGGGCCAAACTGCCGGCGCGCCGACTACCGGCAGACCGATGTCACCGCTCCAACGGTTGCCGAGCGCTACACCAAGAACCGGTTCTTTCACTCGGTGACGATTGGTCCCAAGATTCCGGGTTCGCTCGACCCGATCGGCTCTTGGCAGGTCACGGATTCCGGGCTTCCATTTACCAAGAGCACCAGGATCGGCAGCAGCGACAGCGACTATCTGTTCCTTTCCGAACAGGTCTTCGACTGCGGTGGAAGCTGCACCAGGGTTCGGGAGAAGTACGTTCGCTACGCCATGGAGTGGCGCACCTGCTCGACCCTTCTGATCCAGCGCGATCCGTCCCAGTGCTTCCAGATCAATCCGGTGAGGGTTCGCGAACGGACGATCTACCTCGATGACGGCAACCGCTACCGCGAGGAGCGGCGCACCGGGCACGATGGCGCGGGCCACACGCGTCGCGTCGAGATCCTCGACGATTTCAATGGCGGTGTCCGGGAGGTCGATCACTACACCGGCTACAGCGTCACCGGCACCACCCTGTCCGAGAGCCCGACGACCGGCTACCTCGATGTCGGCACACCGTCGAGCTACCTTCCGGATCCCGACTCGCCTTGGATCCTCACTCCCTACACTTCCAAGATTCGCACCGACGGTGGCTTGACGTACAACACCCGATTCAAGTTCGACGACCAGGGCAGCATCGAGTGCACTCGCCGTCGCAAAAGCTCCCAGGCCAATGGCAGCTTCGATCTGGTGACCAAGTACATTCGCGGCACGGTCGAGGGCAAGGACGCCGGCCTGCCGGTCCTCGAGGTCGTCGCCGGCGGCGAGAACGGCGCGCTCGGATCCGGTACCTGCAATACCAATGGGACCAATGGCACCAACCGGTTCGTGTTCACCCACGGTTACGACTACTTGCAGCGTAAGTCGACTCGCATCGGCGGTTATCCGTACCGCTACCGGGCGGACATCGATCGCAACACCGGCCTGCCGACGGCGACCTACAACCCGTCAGACCAGGCTACCTTCCGGTTCTACGACAATCTCGGCAGGACGACTCGGATCGCGCCGGCGGCGTCGCTGGGCGAGGCGGCCACCGTCTTCGTCTACGCCAATCCCGCCGGTGGTGAAGCCAACGTCACCATTTCGCGCAGGTTCGCCGGTGTCACCTACGCCGACGAGAAGCTCGTCTTCGATTTCTTCGGACGCCTGAAACGGGAGTTCCAGAGCCGTCCGACGGGCGCTTCGACCCATGTCGATTCCGAGCGCCTGACCCAGTACGACGTCCTCGGACGGGTCACTTCGGTGTCGACGGTGCAGGTGGCCGGGAATGTCAACGATGCGAAGTCGACCGAATACCTGGATTACGACGCTTTCGGTCGGCCGGGGCGTATTCAGCGTCCTGACGGTAGCGAAGAGGTGCTGGTGTATCGCGGCAATCGCGAGATCGATTCGACGGTCGAGGTTCGCACCTCGCAGATCGGCTCCAGCGAGGTGACGACCACCACCCGCTACGACGCCCTTGGCCGTACGACCCGAGTCTCGAACCCGAGCTACGCCGTCATCAACCTCTACGACCCCAACGGCAAACTGCTCAAGGCCAAGCGCAGGAACAGCGCAGGCGTCGTCGTCCAGGAGCGCCAGTACGGCTGGGACGACCGCGGGCTGCTGGCTTGGGAGCGTCATCCCGAGATCGGTGGCTCGGCGGCGGCTGGCACTCTGTCGTTCCAGCCCGATGCCCTGGGCAACCCTCGGCAGGTCTTCGATGGCCTGCGCACCATCACCCATGACTACGACGGCAACGGCCGGCTGCTCTCCAAGCGCGAGGGCTCCCGGGTTTGGGAGGAGTTCGTCTGGGCCGACACCAACCAGGGGACCAACTTCCGGAAAGGCAAGATGGTCGAGGCCATCCGCCACAACTATTTCGGCACCACCGACTGGGCGATCTCCGAAACCTATGAGTACCGCGGCAAGGTCGGCAACCTGAGCCGCCGCACGACGCAGTTGCAGTGGCTCCACGTTGAGAATCCCTTCGGACGCTATGCGCACACCTTCGAGCAGGACTGGAGCTACAACGTCCTCGGCGAGGTGATTTCCCAGACCTATCCGAGGTGCATCACGACGCCGCAGAACGGTCTTCGGTACTGCAACGATCCCTCCGATATTCAGGCACCGGCCCACACCGTCAGCCGGACGATGAATCACCGTCTTCCGGTCCAGGTCAGCTCCAGCCTTGGGATCTCGGCGGACTACACCTACCACCCGAACTTCCAGCTCGATCGCATCGACTACTCGAACAACGCCTACACCCTGCTCGACCAGGGAACCAATGGCATGCGGCGGCCGGGGAGGATTCGCTTCTATGGAGCCGGTGGTTCGCTGCGCTTCGACAGCGGGAGCTACGGCTACGATGGCGCCGGCAACACTTGGAAGATCGGTGTCGACCGCTATGTCTACGACGCCGCCAGCCGGTTGGTCCGAGGCACGGCCCGCAGTGCTGCCCGTTGGGAGGCGTATCAGTACGACGCCAAGGACAACCTGGTCCGCCTCCAGCGCGGGGACGGCTTCGTCGTCCACCACAACATCGACGGCAAGAATCGGCGGGTCGGCAATGTTGGTGAGCCGCGAGACACCTTCTACGACGCGGCCGGGAATGTCGACCGGGTGGGGCCGGCGGAGGCGCCATTCTTCGACCTCGACCATGATGGCCTCAACATGGTCACCCGCTTCTACCGTCACGCCGATGGCGCCGAGTTTCTCTATGGCTATGGTCCGGGGAACTTTCGGATTCTGAGCCTGGACGTGACGGCTGGCGAGCGCTTCTGGACCCTTCGTGACACGGACGGCTCGATCCTTCGCGAGCACCGAGCGACTGGCTACGGTCCCTACCGAGGGCCGAGCGACCCCGGGGAGATCGTGGAGTTCGTCGAGGACTTCGTCCACGGCCCCAATGGCCTGATCGCCACCCGCAAGCGCGGCGGAGTTCAGACCTTCTTCCACCAAGACCACGTGGGCACGCCGCGCATCCTCACCAACGTCATCGGGCAGCAGATCGGGGCTGTGGACTACTACCCCTACGGTTCCGTGGCCAACCAGTCCGGCGCCCAGAATCTCCACTCGCGATTCGCCGGCCACGAGGAGGACCTCCACGGGGCCAGCCACTACATGCTGGCGCGGGGCTATGTCCACAGCTGGGGCCGCTTCGCCAACGTCGATCCGGCGCGGAGCGAATGGAACTTGTATTCCTATGCCAGCAACAATCCGATCCGTTTCGTCGATCCCGACGGCCTCGCTGCCACGCCATCGCCGGAGCAACTGGCGGAAGGCGCAATCGACGTGGCGATCAAGCTGGTGCCCAAGAACTCTCCTATTGGCGTTGCCTTGAAGCTCTCGAAGCGTGCCCTCAAGATCAACTCTGGAATCCAGAAGCTCGTCGGAGATGGGATGACGGTCGACGATCTCGCCGACGTGTCCAAAGACTCGCTGACCGTGATCGATCAAGCGATCGGTGAGACCCAGCAGTCGATCGACGATGCCACCAAACTGCAGCGATTCCACGCCGCCGAGGAGAGGTTCCTGACCGCCACCGAGCAGGGCGTCAAGCCGAATTCCGCCGACCCGAGGGTGCGAGGGGCATTCACGGGCCTGCCGATCTCGTCCACGGCGGCCGAGGCGCGATCGCGCGGCGCGGCCCAGGGGGAGAGGCTCAAGCGGCAGCAAGGTGTTCTCCAGCAGCAGCGAGACATGCGGGATCGCTTGATTCGCTCCTTCGGCGAAATCGCGCTCAGATAG
- a CDS encoding tetratricopeptide repeat protein, with protein MSETPSFDHTETVPPPDSERTTPHSDGREVIRAAMVDRYAVLSHLGSGGMGSVYAAYDPDLDRKVALKLVRRDRGSHRDQERLLSEARALARMTHPNVVQVYDVGLHGDSVFFAMEFVSGLNLRRWLAAETPGWRRVVSLFQGAGRGLAVAHGRGLIHRDLKPENILVGEDGAARIADFGLVKWTEEAGTGVDTAAAAVDPRGSTEPMGTPGYMAPEVAAGETASELSDQYGFCVAFHVALYGEYPSAHLSDGSTGRASKPARGLGAPAAAAVPAALRKILRRGLQTDPRDRYPSMDALLHDLSRLAGRRRKALTAAGIVVLIGLAVTPWLTSGPHPAAACEGGEQRFAEVWNGERRSALGKTFEASTSSFASEAFDGVVRILDDYRSEWVASYRDTCLATRARGEQSERMLDLRMLCLEQRREEVGALVDLLQAGGADLVPAAVKGGESLPHVGACDANPELALLTPLPEDAELLHEIEQFQPRLAQQELRQSIGRPVDLEELESLAEIAGDIGYRPLQAQTRKALAISLAQQKGDVDAAVETLELALTDAIGGGDRATAAVLYGHLAEYTGYNQGNPERGEWWGRFADESLAGLTPGHQSERFSVHSSLGLLAWTRGEMAQARGHWRRALDHGGEAYGADSPLLAQTLNNLALAAEQDDEAIRYLERALAIKEQAYGSEIPLLANTLVNLGAWKARSGRYREVLPHTTRAISILAKAHGPDHPSLAYPLILEGELLNILERYDEAVAKLERARPLAHGFGESHPMAIQIDLDLAAASLGQLRPERAQKHLDRADALTKDFPDSSPIRLAIPLLQGQTDLLRGNYEAALTALEQAWSLAHQHAHMRPPLYESIRLRLALAECHLVLGQPDRARPLLEQALDLSTPNGQLKTLTAKARSLLAQAVEAASPSAPSS; from the coding sequence ATGAGTGAGACTCCGAGCTTCGACCACACCGAGACCGTGCCGCCGCCGGACTCGGAGCGAACCACACCGCACTCCGATGGACGCGAGGTGATTCGCGCCGCCATGGTGGATCGCTACGCCGTCCTCTCGCACCTCGGCAGTGGCGGCATGGGCTCGGTCTATGCCGCCTACGACCCCGATCTCGACCGCAAGGTGGCACTCAAGCTGGTGCGACGCGACCGCGGTAGCCATCGAGACCAGGAGCGCTTGCTGAGCGAAGCCCGCGCCCTGGCCCGGATGACCCATCCCAACGTCGTCCAGGTCTATGACGTCGGACTCCACGGCGACAGCGTCTTCTTCGCCATGGAGTTCGTCTCGGGCCTCAACCTGCGCCGCTGGCTGGCGGCCGAGACTCCCGGCTGGCGCCGGGTGGTGTCCCTCTTCCAGGGTGCCGGCCGCGGTCTCGCCGTCGCCCACGGGCGCGGCCTGATCCACCGCGATCTCAAGCCGGAAAACATCCTCGTAGGCGAGGACGGAGCGGCTCGAATCGCCGACTTCGGCCTGGTCAAGTGGACGGAGGAAGCGGGCACCGGCGTCGACACCGCGGCCGCCGCGGTGGACCCGAGGGGCAGCACCGAGCCGATGGGAACTCCGGGATACATGGCCCCCGAGGTCGCCGCCGGCGAGACCGCATCCGAGCTCTCCGACCAGTACGGCTTCTGTGTCGCCTTCCACGTGGCGCTCTACGGCGAGTATCCCAGCGCGCATCTCTCCGACGGCTCCACAGGACGAGCCTCGAAGCCTGCCCGCGGACTCGGTGCTCCTGCAGCAGCCGCGGTTCCAGCCGCCCTGAGAAAGATCCTGCGTCGTGGCCTGCAGACCGATCCCAGGGACCGCTACCCTTCAATGGACGCGCTCTTGCACGATCTGTCGCGGCTGGCGGGACGGCGGCGAAAAGCCCTGACCGCAGCCGGCATCGTCGTCTTGATCGGCCTGGCGGTGACCCCATGGCTGACCAGTGGGCCCCATCCGGCCGCGGCCTGCGAAGGTGGCGAGCAGAGATTCGCCGAAGTCTGGAACGGCGAGCGCCGGAGCGCTCTCGGCAAGACCTTCGAGGCCAGCACATCCTCCTTCGCCAGCGAGGCTTTCGACGGCGTCGTGAGGATCCTCGACGACTACCGATCGGAGTGGGTCGCCTCTTACCGCGACACCTGCCTCGCCACCCGGGCTCGCGGCGAGCAGTCGGAGCGCATGCTCGACCTTCGGATGCTCTGCCTCGAGCAGCGTCGCGAGGAGGTCGGCGCCCTGGTCGACCTGCTCCAGGCCGGCGGCGCCGACCTGGTCCCGGCGGCGGTCAAAGGCGGTGAGTCTCTACCGCACGTCGGCGCATGCGATGCCAATCCCGAGCTCGCCCTGCTCACTCCACTTCCCGAGGACGCGGAGCTACTGCACGAAATCGAGCAGTTCCAGCCGCGCCTGGCGCAACAGGAACTGCGTCAATCCATTGGTCGTCCGGTCGACCTGGAGGAGCTCGAGAGCCTCGCCGAGATTGCCGGCGACATCGGCTACCGACCGCTCCAGGCCCAAACGCGCAAGGCACTCGCCATTTCCCTGGCACAGCAGAAGGGGGACGTCGACGCCGCGGTCGAAACCCTCGAGCTGGCGCTCACCGACGCCATCGGAGGGGGCGACCGAGCCACCGCTGCGGTCCTCTACGGCCATCTCGCCGAGTACACCGGATACAACCAAGGAAACCCCGAGCGGGGCGAGTGGTGGGGCCGATTCGCCGACGAATCCCTGGCCGGACTGACGCCGGGGCACCAAAGCGAGCGCTTCAGCGTGCACTCCAGCCTCGGCCTGCTCGCCTGGACCCGCGGAGAGATGGCCCAGGCGCGCGGCCACTGGCGCCGGGCCCTCGACCACGGCGGAGAGGCCTACGGAGCGGACAGCCCACTGCTGGCCCAAACCCTCAACAATCTCGCCCTGGCGGCGGAGCAAGACGACGAGGCGATTCGCTATCTCGAGCGCGCTCTCGCCATCAAAGAGCAAGCCTACGGCAGCGAAATCCCGCTCCTCGCCAACACCCTCGTCAACCTCGGCGCCTGGAAAGCCCGCTCCGGGAGATACCGCGAGGTGCTTCCTCACACCACCAGAGCCATCTCGATCCTGGCCAAGGCCCACGGCCCGGACCACCCCAGCCTCGCCTATCCCCTGATCCTCGAAGGAGAGCTGCTCAACATCCTCGAACGGTACGACGAAGCAGTGGCTAAGCTCGAACGCGCTCGCCCCCTCGCCCACGGCTTCGGAGAGTCCCACCCGATGGCGATCCAGATCGACCTCGACCTCGCCGCCGCCAGCCTCGGCCAGCTTCGCCCAGAGCGGGCCCAGAAACACCTCGACCGGGCCGACGCCCTGACCAAGGACTTCCCGGACAGCAGCCCGATTCGCCTTGCCATCCCCCTACTCCAGGGGCAAACCGACCTGCTCCGCGGCAACTACGAGGCAGCCCTCACCGCCCTCGAGCAAGCCTGGTCCCTGGCGCATCAGCACGCCCACATGCGGCCACCGCTCTACGAAAGCATCCGCCTCCGCCTCGCCCTCGCCGAGTGCCACCTCGTCCTCGGCCAGCCCGACCGGGCACGCCCCCTCCTCGAGCAAGCCCTCGATCTCAGCACCCCCAATGGGCAGCTCAAAACCCTCACCGCCAAGGCCCGCTCCCTCCTCGCCCAGGCGGTTGAAGCGGCAAGCCCCAGCGCGCCCTCAAGCTAG